In a genomic window of Gemmatimonadaceae bacterium:
- a CDS encoding PfkB family carbohydrate kinase: MSRRPLNRDRLIELLEGASRCRVAVLGDAMLDVYLRGDVERISPEAPVPVVRVRERRHALGGAGNVAQNVRAVGAMCDLVAAIGDDMAGRHLCGMLEAIGAPVGSLVTVDRPTTTKTRIVARSQQVVRVDEEEDGDLNGAEVDRLLTAVRRAVDDAHALVLEDYNKGVLVPHVIEAAMQAARGRGIPIVVDPKYRNFFLYRGATIFKPNRRELEAALGAAVDLEHAEALPATFARLGVEHLLLTLGEHGMALVSAGGDIERVPTAAREVYDVVGAGDTVTAYLALILGAGGSALEAAVIANYAAGVEVGKLGAATVSAEEVIDAYDAHVLAPLAPSV, from the coding sequence ATGAGTCGCCGCCCGTTGAATCGCGATCGGTTGATCGAGCTCCTCGAGGGTGCGTCGCGCTGCCGCGTCGCGGTGCTCGGCGACGCGATGCTCGACGTCTATTTGCGCGGCGACGTCGAGCGTATCTCGCCCGAAGCGCCCGTGCCCGTGGTTCGCGTCCGCGAACGTCGCCACGCGCTCGGCGGCGCCGGAAACGTCGCGCAGAACGTGCGCGCCGTCGGCGCGATGTGCGATCTCGTCGCGGCGATCGGCGACGACATGGCGGGCCGCCATCTATGCGGCATGCTGGAAGCGATCGGCGCTCCCGTCGGTTCGCTCGTGACGGTGGACCGTCCGACGACCACCAAGACGCGCATCGTGGCGCGCTCGCAGCAGGTCGTGCGTGTCGACGAAGAGGAAGACGGCGACTTGAACGGCGCGGAAGTCGATCGCCTGCTCACGGCCGTGCGCCGCGCGGTGGACGATGCGCACGCCCTCGTGCTCGAGGACTACAACAAAGGCGTGTTGGTTCCGCACGTCATCGAAGCGGCGATGCAGGCGGCGCGCGGGCGCGGCATTCCGATCGTCGTCGATCCGAAGTATCGCAATTTCTTCCTCTATCGCGGCGCCACCATCTTCAAGCCGAATCGCCGCGAGCTGGAGGCCGCGCTCGGCGCCGCCGTCGATCTCGAGCACGCCGAAGCGCTCCCCGCAACGTTCGCGCGTCTCGGCGTGGAGCATCTCCTTCTCACGCTCGGCGAGCACGGCATGGCGCTCGTGTCGGCCGGCGGCGACATCGAGCGCGTCCCGACCGCGGCTCGCGAGGTCTACGACGTCGTCGGCGCCGGCGACACGGTGACGGCGTATCTCGCGCTCATCCTCGGCGCCGGCGGCAGCGCGCTCGAGGCCGCGGTGATCGCGAACTATGCGGCGGGCGTCGAAGTTGGAAAGCTCGGCGCGGCCACCGTTTCGGCGGAAGAAGTGATCGACGCGTACGACGCGCATGTGCTTGCGCCCTTGGCACCGAGCGTCTAA
- a CDS encoding LEA type 2 family protein, protein MKKLAVKIVLGLTAVVAACSFLGKQAFKQPEVTLQKVELVGVGLTGGSLNVDLNVYNPNHYRLDATRLTYEVLLNSDSLLLATGAVDNKFTVESEKSSVVQIPVSFTYAGVGSATRSLLNTGVVTYHVRGNVTVGTTVGTFNVPFSDTRQLTTAGVAR, encoded by the coding sequence ATGAAGAAGCTCGCCGTGAAAATCGTCCTGGGGCTGACGGCTGTCGTGGCCGCGTGTTCCTTCCTCGGCAAGCAGGCGTTCAAGCAGCCCGAGGTCACGCTCCAAAAGGTGGAGCTCGTCGGCGTCGGCCTGACGGGCGGCAGCTTGAACGTCGACCTCAACGTCTACAACCCCAATCACTACCGGCTCGACGCGACGCGCTTGACGTACGAGGTCCTCCTCAACTCGGACAGCCTGCTTCTCGCGACCGGCGCGGTCGACAACAAGTTCACGGTCGAGAGCGAAAAATCTTCCGTCGTACAGATTCCGGTCAGCTTCACCTACGCCGGAGTCGGTTCGGCGACTCGCTCGCTCCTCAACACCGGTGTGGTGACGTATCACGTTCGAGGCAACGTCACCGTTGGAACGACCGTCGGCACGTTCAACGTGCCGTTCTCGGACACCCGTCAACTCACGACGGCAGGCGTTGCTCGCTAG
- a CDS encoding asparaginase — translation MIVLVFTGGTISMRHDPTAGGAVPTLSGHEIVALAPGIDRLAPLDVDDWGAFPGPHMTPDRMWALRGRIIEHLARPDVDGVVVTHGTDSLEETAYLVARSVKSDKPIVFTGAMRTSSDLGWDGPGNLGAAIRTAASGEARGQGVLVVMSDRVFTALDVTKAHTYMVDAFDSPGLGPVAVLDDGQVVFRRSIHAQPPILNATTLAQPVDIVYSFAGSDSRLLDASREHGKGRAIVVAGMGRGNVPVAMLDGIDRWIAEGKPVVITSRVGRGRVGHTYGYAGGGRRLAERGAIFAGSRRPQQARLDVMLGLGAGLDVAGLRELFES, via the coding sequence ATGATCGTTCTCGTTTTCACCGGTGGCACGATCTCGATGCGGCATGACCCGACGGCCGGCGGCGCGGTGCCCACGTTGAGCGGACACGAAATCGTCGCCCTGGCGCCGGGGATCGACCGGCTCGCGCCGCTCGACGTGGACGATTGGGGCGCGTTTCCGGGACCGCACATGACGCCGGATCGCATGTGGGCGTTGCGCGGGCGGATCATCGAACACCTCGCGCGGCCCGATGTGGACGGCGTTGTCGTCACGCACGGCACTGATTCGCTCGAGGAGACCGCGTATCTCGTGGCGCGCTCGGTAAAGAGCGACAAACCGATCGTATTCACCGGCGCGATGCGCACGTCGAGCGATCTCGGATGGGACGGTCCCGGCAACCTCGGCGCCGCGATCCGCACTGCCGCGAGTGGCGAAGCGCGCGGTCAGGGCGTGTTGGTCGTGATGTCGGACCGCGTGTTCACGGCGCTCGACGTGACGAAGGCGCACACCTACATGGTCGACGCCTTCGACAGTCCGGGACTTGGCCCAGTGGCCGTGTTGGACGACGGCCAAGTCGTGTTCCGCCGATCCATCCACGCGCAGCCGCCGATTCTCAACGCGACGACGCTCGCGCAGCCGGTGGACATCGTCTACTCGTTCGCCGGCTCCGACTCACGACTGCTCGACGCTTCGCGCGAGCACGGGAAGGGGCGCGCGATCGTCGTCGCCGGGATGGGCCGGGGCAACGTCCCGGTCGCCATGCTCGACGGCATCGATCGTTGGATCGCGGAAGGAAAGCCGGTCGTGATCACGTCGCGCGTGGGACGCGGGCGAGTGGGTCACACGTACGGCTATGCCGGAGGCGGCCGCCGCCTCGCCGAACGCGGCGCGATCTTCGCGGGCTCGCGCCGTCCACAGCAAGCGCGCCTCGACGTCATGCTCGGTCTGGGCGCCGGATTGGACGTCGCCGGTCTCCGGGAGCTTTTCGAGTCGTAG
- the hflX gene encoding GTPase HflX produces the protein MGAPLKRPGARRLADEHLRELADLADTAGATVAGEILQQIDRPNPGTYLGSGKIEELRDRVSATGATLVIFDDELSPSQGKNIEDAIGTRVVDRAELILDIFATRARTAEAKMQVELAQLEYMLPRLTRMWTHLEKFRGGIGVRGPGETQLETDRRLISHRIKVLRERLKDVQRGRAIQRQARRSEFRASLVGYTNAGKSSVLRALSGAGDILVEDRLFATLDPLTRDVDLGENAHVLVTDTVGFIRKLPHHLVASFRATLEEAREADLLLHVIDASSPSWPEQEEVVNQVLSELEVAGRDTLLVFNKVDLLEHEALIALQTRMRDADTPSVFVSALAEGGLEPLRRALSSMIRAKRPMATISVSPGDGKLIAEIHRQGEVLDQRMEGDRLVIKARIDAALAGRLERAGASVTNGKAPH, from the coding sequence GTGGGTGCGCCGCTCAAGCGCCCCGGAGCCCGGCGTCTAGCCGACGAGCATTTGCGTGAGCTCGCCGACCTCGCGGACACGGCGGGCGCGACCGTCGCCGGTGAAATCCTCCAACAAATCGACCGGCCGAATCCCGGTACCTACCTCGGGAGCGGCAAGATCGAAGAGCTGCGGGATCGCGTGTCGGCGACGGGCGCGACGCTCGTCATCTTCGACGACGAGCTCTCGCCAAGCCAGGGCAAGAACATCGAGGACGCGATCGGCACGCGCGTCGTGGACCGCGCCGAGCTGATTCTCGACATCTTCGCGACGCGTGCCCGGACGGCGGAAGCGAAGATGCAGGTCGAGCTCGCCCAGCTCGAGTACATGCTGCCACGACTGACGCGGATGTGGACGCACCTCGAGAAATTTCGCGGCGGCATCGGCGTGCGAGGGCCCGGCGAAACGCAGCTGGAGACGGACCGGCGGCTCATCAGCCATCGTATCAAGGTCTTGCGCGAACGGCTGAAGGACGTGCAGCGCGGACGCGCGATTCAGCGCCAGGCGCGACGCTCGGAGTTCCGCGCGTCGCTCGTCGGCTACACGAACGCCGGAAAGTCGTCGGTGCTGCGCGCACTCTCCGGGGCGGGGGACATTCTCGTCGAGGACCGGCTCTTCGCCACGCTCGATCCGCTCACGCGGGACGTCGATCTGGGCGAGAACGCGCACGTCCTCGTCACCGACACGGTCGGGTTCATACGAAAGCTGCCGCACCATCTCGTGGCCTCGTTTCGCGCGACGCTCGAGGAAGCGCGCGAGGCGGATCTGCTCCTCCACGTCATCGACGCCTCGTCGCCGTCGTGGCCCGAGCAGGAAGAAGTGGTGAACCAGGTCTTGTCCGAGCTCGAGGTCGCGGGCCGCGACACGCTGCTCGTCTTCAACAAAGTGGACTTGCTCGAGCACGAGGCGCTCATCGCGCTTCAGACGAGGATGCGCGACGCGGACACGCCGTCGGTCTTCGTCTCCGCGCTCGCCGAAGGCGGACTCGAACCGCTGCGGCGCGCCCTGTCTTCGATGATTCGCGCCAAGCGCCCGATGGCGACGATCTCGGTCTCGCCCGGCGACGGAAAGTTGATCGCCGAGATTCACCGGCAGGGTGAAGTTCTCGATCAGCGCATGGAAGGCGACCGCCTCGTGATCAAGGCGCGCATCGACGCCGCGCTCGCCGGACGGCTCGAGCGCGCCGGCGCTTCCGTCACGAACGGAAAAGCCCCGCACTAG
- a CDS encoding ZIP family metal transporter: protein MTPSALAYGTAAALANVMGAAAVASRASWSVRALDALISFAAGFLISVSVVDLFPDSIRLAGSVAPMIVLASYLLVHFTQHTIGRHFHFGEETHAVSEMVSVSALIGLLMHTFVDGVAVASGLHVSQGLGALVFVAVLLHKFPEGLAISSLFLAAGARRRAGILAAAALGLSTIAGVVLTDASPFLRAYGLAIAAGVTLYVGASNLVPELQHRSGARIPLSFAAGCGLYFVARSLASI from the coding sequence ATGACCCCGTCGGCTTTGGCGTACGGCACCGCCGCCGCGTTGGCCAATGTCATGGGCGCGGCGGCGGTGGCCTCGCGCGCGTCGTGGAGCGTGCGCGCGCTCGACGCGCTCATCTCGTTCGCGGCCGGGTTTCTGATCTCGGTGTCCGTCGTCGATCTGTTCCCGGACTCGATTCGGCTCGCCGGTTCGGTAGCGCCGATGATCGTGCTGGCGTCATACCTGCTCGTCCATTTCACCCAGCACACGATCGGTCGTCACTTTCACTTCGGCGAGGAGACGCACGCGGTCTCCGAGATGGTGAGCGTGTCGGCGCTGATCGGCCTGCTGATGCATACGTTCGTAGACGGGGTCGCGGTGGCAAGCGGGCTGCACGTGAGCCAAGGCCTCGGCGCCCTCGTCTTCGTGGCGGTGTTGCTGCACAAATTCCCCGAGGGGTTGGCCATCTCGAGCTTGTTTCTCGCCGCCGGTGCCCGGCGGCGCGCCGGGATTCTGGCGGCCGCGGCGCTGGGCCTGAGTACCATAGCGGGCGTCGTGTTGACCGATGCGTCGCCGTTTCTTCGTGCCTACGGATTGGCGATCGCCGCGGGAGTCACGCTGTACGTCGGCGCGTCGAACCTCGTTCCTGAGCTTCAGCACAGGTCGGGAGCGCGGATTCCTCTGAGCTTCGCCGCGGGATGCGGGCTGTATTTCGTCGCTCGCTCGCTGGCGTCGATCTGA
- a CDS encoding CCA tRNA nucleotidyltransferase, giving the protein MTRLHPPTTVLEIAERLESEGFEAWCVGGAIRDALLGETHLDWDLATSATPDEVRRVFGARRTIPVGIEFGTVGVLDRLGAMHEVTTFRRDVQTDGRHAVVEFGASLDDDLARRDFTINAIAYSPSSGELRDPFGGREDLAARIVRAVGDPDARMREDRLRALRGIRFAARFGFRIDDATRRAMEASAPYLGRLSPERVKQELDKTFDQVCRPSDALIVWQKTGAFASLIPALSNLPEQALTVPDFTARPGLERRPARRAVRYAALLAPLGAGAAESVLLGLRGSKHEIRAVTELVAAWQRNGPSMGAAMSASGTPDDASVRRWVASISRLGVGSFMRLAAAMWAADLSVRRPAPAPNAVRRLHRRMLGVALHDPIDLGGLAVDGDDLRRAGIPAGPGLGKILQSLLAAVIEDPARNTPDWLLREAARLHHDATPR; this is encoded by the coding sequence ATGACCCGCCTTCATCCACCGACGACCGTCCTCGAGATCGCCGAGCGTCTCGAGTCCGAGGGATTCGAGGCGTGGTGCGTCGGGGGCGCCATTCGCGATGCCCTCCTCGGAGAGACGCATCTCGATTGGGACTTGGCGACTTCGGCGACGCCCGACGAGGTCCGGCGCGTATTCGGCGCCCGGCGCACAATCCCGGTCGGCATCGAGTTCGGCACCGTCGGAGTGCTCGATCGCCTCGGCGCGATGCACGAGGTCACGACCTTTCGCCGCGACGTTCAGACCGATGGGCGTCATGCGGTGGTCGAATTCGGAGCGTCGCTCGACGACGATTTGGCGCGCCGAGATTTCACAATCAACGCGATTGCTTACTCGCCAAGTTCAGGCGAGCTGCGTGACCCGTTCGGCGGACGAGAAGATCTTGCCGCGAGGATCGTACGCGCCGTCGGCGATCCGGACGCCCGGATGCGCGAGGATCGGCTGCGCGCTCTGCGGGGAATCCGTTTCGCCGCGCGATTCGGGTTCAGAATCGACGACGCCACGCGGCGGGCAATGGAGGCGAGCGCGCCATACCTCGGCCGATTGTCGCCGGAGCGGGTGAAGCAGGAGTTGGACAAGACGTTCGACCAAGTCTGTCGTCCGAGCGACGCGTTGATTGTTTGGCAAAAGACCGGGGCATTCGCGTCGCTGATCCCCGCGCTGTCCAATCTGCCCGAGCAGGCGCTGACGGTTCCCGACTTCACGGCACGGCCGGGACTCGAGCGGCGTCCGGCGCGTCGGGCGGTTCGATACGCGGCCCTTCTCGCTCCGCTCGGAGCCGGCGCCGCCGAGTCGGTGCTCCTCGGTCTTCGGGGCTCGAAGCACGAGATCCGCGCCGTCACCGAGCTCGTCGCGGCGTGGCAAAGGAACGGGCCGTCCATGGGGGCGGCGATGTCCGCCTCCGGCACGCCGGATGACGCCAGCGTGCGCCGCTGGGTGGCGTCGATATCTCGGCTGGGGGTCGGGTCGTTCATGCGGCTCGCCGCGGCGATGTGGGCGGCGGATCTGAGTGTGAGGCGCCCGGCCCCGGCCCCGAACGCCGTCCGACGGCTGCATCGTCGCATGTTGGGGGTGGCGTTGCACGACCCCATCGACCTGGGCGGTCTCGCCGTGGACGGCGACGACCTGCGCCGTGCCGGCATTCCGGCCGGCCCTGGGCTCGGTAAGATTCTCCAGTCCTTGCTCGCCGCGGTGATCGAGGACCCGGCGCGCAACACGCCCGACTGGTTATTGCGCGAAGCGGCGCGCCTGCACCACGACGCCACTCCCCGCTGA
- a CDS encoding SDR family NAD(P)-dependent oxidoreductase, which produces MIGLKGKRALVTGGSRGIGAATARLFAENGVHVAIGYRSRRADAELLVASLRSEFGVTASAHASDISTVGGAEALVHGAAESLDGLDFFVGNAGIWPSTDVAFGSMTDDQWRRTIAENVDSVFYTTRAAIRAMSDHGRIVLVSSTAGQRGEAFHADYGASKGAVISLVKSLAPELAKRDITVNSVAPGWVDTEMCDEPFAGGGRERIAASIPIGRIASARDIAGPIVFLCSDFARHITGEIVNVNGGSVLCG; this is translated from the coding sequence ATGATCGGTCTCAAGGGAAAACGCGCCCTGGTGACAGGCGGATCCCGGGGGATCGGCGCCGCGACCGCTCGGCTCTTTGCGGAGAACGGCGTCCACGTCGCCATCGGCTACCGCAGCCGGCGCGCGGACGCGGAGTTGCTGGTCGCTTCGCTGAGATCCGAGTTCGGCGTCACGGCGTCCGCCCACGCGTCTGACATCTCGACGGTCGGCGGCGCGGAGGCGCTCGTGCACGGCGCCGCGGAATCGCTGGACGGACTCGATTTCTTCGTCGGCAACGCGGGAATCTGGCCCAGCACCGACGTCGCGTTTGGATCGATGACCGACGACCAGTGGCGTCGCACCATCGCCGAGAACGTCGACTCGGTGTTCTACACGACGCGGGCCGCGATCAGAGCGATGAGCGACCACGGTCGCATCGTTCTCGTATCCAGCACCGCCGGCCAACGAGGGGAAGCATTTCATGCCGACTACGGCGCGTCCAAGGGCGCGGTGATCTCGCTCGTGAAATCACTCGCCCCCGAGCTGGCGAAGCGCGACATCACGGTGAACAGTGTCGCGCCGGGCTGGGTCGACACCGAGATGTGCGACGAGCCGTTCGCCGGCGGGGGGCGGGAACGAATCGCCGCCAGCATACCCATCGGGCGCATTGCGTCGGCGCGCGACATCGCCGGACCGATCGTGTTTCTCTGCTCCGACTTCGCTCGGCACATCACGGGAGAAATCGTGAACGTGAACGGCGGCAGCGTTCTCTGCGGATGA
- a CDS encoding DMT family transporter: protein MAPPPDSNPGLRATNPSGVPVPLVLLLALVGISFAAPLVRLSHAHPLTIAIWRLGFALVFILGALVATGTWRQFRRLDRGGLALAAAAGIMLAFHFWSWNASVGMTTVAASVVLVNVQPALVALLSGAVLAEPPTSGQWVGIVTAMFGAFVVALPDLLSTAGAMTGQALTGDLLALVGAAAAAGYVIAGRRLRSVLDIWPYVSIVYGVCFVVLLIFARAVHAPILGQPPREMGIFLALAIGPMLFGHTGINWALKYMPAYVVNLTLLGEPVGATFLAALLPGIREIPRVATVVGGLLVLAGILVAARSTRQRRFAL, encoded by the coding sequence ATGGCCCCACCCCCCGACTCCAACCCCGGATTGCGCGCGACGAATCCCAGCGGCGTGCCCGTCCCGCTCGTCCTGCTGCTGGCGCTCGTCGGCATTTCGTTCGCCGCGCCGCTCGTGCGTCTCTCGCACGCGCATCCGCTCACGATCGCGATCTGGAGGCTCGGATTCGCGCTCGTTTTCATTCTCGGCGCGCTCGTCGCCACGGGTACGTGGCGGCAGTTCCGGCGGCTCGATCGCGGCGGGCTTGCGCTCGCCGCCGCCGCCGGGATCATGCTGGCGTTTCACTTCTGGAGCTGGAACGCGTCGGTCGGCATGACGACGGTGGCGGCGTCGGTCGTGCTGGTCAACGTGCAGCCGGCGTTGGTCGCGCTGCTCTCCGGCGCGGTGCTCGCCGAGCCGCCGACGAGCGGCCAGTGGGTCGGCATCGTCACGGCGATGTTCGGCGCGTTCGTCGTCGCGCTCCCCGATCTCCTGTCCACAGCCGGAGCCATGACCGGGCAAGCGCTCACCGGCGACCTGCTCGCGCTCGTCGGCGCGGCCGCCGCCGCGGGATATGTGATCGCCGGGCGCCGACTGCGCTCCGTGCTCGACATCTGGCCGTACGTGTCGATCGTGTACGGCGTGTGCTTCGTCGTGCTGCTCATCTTCGCGCGCGCCGTACACGCGCCGATCCTCGGACAGCCGCCGAGGGAGATGGGAATCTTTCTCGCGCTCGCCATCGGGCCGATGCTGTTCGGCCACACCGGAATCAACTGGGCGCTGAAATACATGCCCGCGTACGTGGTGAATCTCACGCTGCTCGGCGAACCGGTCGGCGCGACGTTTCTCGCCGCGCTGCTGCCGGGCATTCGCGAGATCCCGCGCGTCGCCACCGTGGTCGGCGGCCTGCTCGTGTTGGCCGGGATTCTCGTCGCCGCGCGCTCGACCCGGCAACGGCGCTTCGCCCTCTGA
- a CDS encoding replication-associated recombination protein A, whose product MSERRRRGTADESEVTSGGTGSLFESPSGQPLAARMRPRTLDEIVGQSHLLGPGKPLREAIERGTIGSVVFWGPPGSGKTTIARVIARYTDREFVPFSAVTEGVPRVREIVAEAEGRRRLGRGTILFADEIHRFNKAQQDAFLPHVEAGTITLIGATTENPSFEIIGALLSRVRVFVLEPLSPRDLRGLLDRALSDGERGLGDLSLTMDDDAADLIATEADGDARRALTILQAAADHVGRNGRITVDVAREALQLRFARYDKGGEEMYNMLSAFHKSLRGSDPQGALYWMGRMIEGGGDPMIMFRRAIAMAAEDIGLADPEALKLAVAARDAYHMLGPPEGYLPLAEMIVYLATAPKSNRSMLALVAARDAARTHPAEPVPLHIRNAPTGLMKELGYGAGYQYAHDAPEAYIPQEYLPEPLKGTRFYEPGPYGFEKEIAKRLAWWEEIRRRNEKEEAEGSR is encoded by the coding sequence ATGAGCGAGCGTCGCCGTCGAGGCACGGCGGACGAGTCGGAGGTGACGTCGGGCGGAACGGGCTCGTTGTTCGAGTCGCCGTCCGGTCAGCCGCTCGCCGCGCGCATGCGTCCCCGCACGCTCGACGAAATCGTGGGACAGTCGCACCTGCTCGGACCGGGCAAGCCGCTGCGCGAAGCGATCGAGCGCGGCACGATCGGCTCCGTCGTGTTCTGGGGTCCGCCGGGATCCGGCAAGACGACGATCGCCCGCGTCATTGCGCGTTACACGGACCGCGAATTCGTTCCGTTCTCCGCTGTGACCGAAGGTGTGCCTCGCGTCCGCGAGATCGTCGCCGAAGCGGAAGGAAGACGGCGCCTCGGGCGCGGAACCATTCTCTTTGCCGACGAGATCCATCGCTTCAACAAGGCACAACAGGATGCGTTTCTGCCGCATGTCGAGGCGGGCACGATCACGCTCATCGGCGCAACGACGGAGAATCCGTCGTTCGAGATCATCGGCGCTTTGCTTTCGCGCGTGCGCGTGTTCGTGCTCGAGCCGCTGTCGCCGCGCGACCTCCGCGGCTTGCTCGACCGCGCGCTCTCCGACGGCGAGCGCGGACTCGGGGACCTCTCGCTCACGATGGACGACGACGCGGCGGACTTGATCGCCACCGAAGCGGACGGGGACGCTCGCCGCGCGTTGACGATTCTCCAAGCCGCGGCCGATCACGTCGGACGCAATGGACGCATCACCGTCGACGTCGCGCGGGAGGCGTTGCAACTCCGCTTCGCGCGGTACGACAAGGGCGGCGAAGAGATGTACAACATGCTGAGCGCCTTTCACAAAAGTCTGCGGGGCAGCGACCCGCAGGGCGCTCTGTATTGGATGGGCCGCATGATCGAAGGCGGCGGCGATCCCATGATCATGTTCCGGCGCGCGATCGCGATGGCCGCCGAAGACATCGGGCTCGCCGATCCGGAGGCGCTCAAGCTTGCCGTCGCGGCGCGTGATGCATATCACATGCTGGGGCCTCCGGAAGGCTACCTCCCGCTCGCCGAGATGATCGTGTACTTGGCGACCGCGCCGAAATCGAACCGTTCGATGTTGGCGCTCGTCGCGGCACGTGACGCGGCGCGCACGCATCCGGCTGAACCCGTACCGTTGCACATTCGCAACGCGCCCACCGGTTTGATGAAGGAACTGGGATATGGCGCGGGGTATCAATACGCGCACGACGCCCCGGAAGCCTACATTCCGCAGGAGTATCTCCCGGAGCCGCTCAAGGGCACGCGCTTCTACGAGCCGGGTCCGTACGGGTTCGAGAAGGAGATCGCCAAACGCTTGGCGTGGTGGGAAGAAATTCGGCGGCGCAACGAGAAAGAAGAGGCGGAGGGATCGCGATGA